A part of Phoenix dactylifera cultivar Barhee BC4 chromosome 2, palm_55x_up_171113_PBpolish2nd_filt_p, whole genome shotgun sequence genomic DNA contains:
- the LOC103708485 gene encoding GATA transcription factor 5, giving the protein MEGRVVIGEGLGRSRAFVTPTDFRSQSMLHQMQIPSSSFPLFSFNPSTTTSSSSSSSIPLPVCPLQFPPHVHSSQVEKDRRMKEALKSSLRLEPLAASGQQDHQGLLADDPAWATVERGNVLLGEGFSVDELLDLGEFAEPEKDTEEKPDAGAESAKAEENSNSNSLSSSSSSSALSFEPPPTSEISLPISPLSLMAQDMEELEWVSLIIDDSLLEFPPSCSGVALPFPPPPLPKPQAESPPEDRPASFRGPTVCALSTEALVPVKAKRSKRSRSAGAVWSLSGPPPFADSSSTTTTTSSSSSCSSSSSSFESYLIYEPAAAAVGGEYNFLLDDIPPSPVPPSKKHKSKKRGRKPKPPQAASAAAAAGGGERRCSHCGVQKTPQWRAGPLGAKTLCNACGVRYKSGRLLPEYRPACSPTFISNVHSNSHRKVLEMRRKKEAELPAATALPVPSF; this is encoded by the exons ATGGAGGGCAGGGTAGTAATAGGAGAGGGGCTGGGGAGGAGCAGGGCATTTGTTACGCCCACGGACTTTCGCAGCCAATCAATGCTCCACCAAATGCaaatcccttcttcctcctttcctctcttttccttcaacccctcgaccaccacctcctcctcctcctcctcctctattCCTCTCCCTGTTTGCCCTCTTCAATTCCCTCCTCACGTCCACTCCTCTCAG GTAGAAAAGGATAGAAGAATGAAGGAGGCACTGAAGAGTAGTTTGAGGTTGGAACCGTTGGCCGCCTCCGGCCAGCAGGACCACCAGGGCCTTCTCGCCGACGACCCGGCCTGGGCCACGGTGGAGAGAGGTAACGTCTTATTAGGGGAGGGGTTCTCGGTTGACGAACTTCTCGACCTCGGAGAATTCGCCGAGCCCGAGAAGGATACAGAGGAGAAGCCGGACGCAGGAGCGGAGTCCGCGAAAGCAGAGGAGAACTCCAACTCCAACTCcttgtcctcctcctcctcctcctccgccctctccttcgAGCCACCGCCGACGTCGGAGATTAGTTTACCGATAAGCCCTTTGTCATTGATG GCTCAAGATATGGAAGAGCTGGAATGGGTTTCACTCATCATCGACGACTCCCTTTTGGAGTTTCCACCGTCGTGCTCTGGCGTAGCGCTGCCCTTCCCACCGCCGCCGCTGCCAAAACCCCAGGCGGAGTCTCCACCCGAGGACCGCCCGGCCTCTTTCCGGGGCCCCACCGTATGCGCCCTCTCCACCGAAGCCCTCGTCCCGGTCAAGGCCAAGCGCAGCAAGCGGTCCCGCTCCGCCGGCGCTGTCTGGTCCCTCTCCGGCCCTCCCCCGTTCGCCGACTCCTCCTCAACCACCACAACCACCTCCTCCTCGTCTTCCTGCTCGTCCTCGTCGTCCTCCTTCGAATCCTACCTCATCTACGaacccgccgccgctgccgtgGGCGGCGAGTACAACTTCCTCCTCGATGATATCCCGCCTTCGCCGGTGCCGCCGTCCAAGAAGCATAAATCGAAGAAGCGGGGCCGGAAACCGAAGCCGCCGCAGGCGGCCTCCGCTGCCGCGGCCGCCGGCGGTGGCGAGCGGCGGTGCAGCCACTGCGGGGTTCAGAAGACGCCGCAGTGGCGGGCGGGGCCGCTGGGGGCGAAAACTCTGTGCAACGCGTGCGGCGTCCGGTACAAGTCCGGCCGCCTGCTGCCGGAGTACCGGCCGGCGTGTAGTCCTACCTTCATCAGCAACGTCCACTCCAACAGCCACCGGAAAGTCCTTGAGATGCGCCGGAAGAAGGAGGCCGAGCTCCCGGCCGCCACCGCCCTGCCAGTTCCCTCCTTCTGA